The window GGGTTTTACTGAAATGATCAGAAAGGATCAGGAAAGAAGTAAGAAAAGATGAGCGTAACAGAGATttcaaaaattctgaaaactggAAACGTGTTCTGATGCATAACTCTGTATTGCAAGTGGCATAGTACAGTTTGGCTTAAATTGGCAACGAGGGACTTTACTGGATTTTTGCAAGTTTACAATAGACTTGGCATCTCAAAAAATCCAGGTTTCCAGCAGAAGTCTGGGCAAGGTTCTGTGATCCCAGGGGCACAGCCCTGTTGTGGTGGCTGGAACTCACAGTACAGAAGGGCAGCCAGGGAGAAAAGGTGGATTAAAAAGTCAGTCAACATTTCTAACATCTCCTACCCATCGCACCCCTTCAACAGTGCAGATTTGTGCTTTGCCAGGAGTTTGTCTTTGATGCTTATTTAAATCAGGTCAGTGCTCCCTGAGGAGAGGTATAAATTCTGGAGTATATATCCTCTGGTCCCTGGCAAAAGGGGCTCtggctagtgcagtgctgtgtgagCCGCATCTGCAGCCTATACCATGGCAGATGTGCTCTTTGCTCTTTCAGCCCTTTGCAGCACGGCTGCTGGGTTTGCATAGCTATAGGTTTGCATCTGCCCTAGACCCAGCTCCCGCTGAGTGCAGAGCAGGTGAGGAAGGCTCCAGGCAGCGTGCCAGAGCCCTTGCCTCCCGGCTGATGCTGAGTCCGATGGTAGCCCTTTCTTAAAGGTCTTTGCAAGTGCGCCTGGCCTTAAGAGGCTTTGtagctgtgtgctgcttttctgtccCAAGTAATTTTACAGTTCTTACCTCTTCAAAGAGCTCCAGGCTGTAGGTGTTATCATCATCAGCAAAATACACTACCCCTTCTGGAGGCGCTGTGTTGCTGAAGCTGTCCCTCAGCCAGTGCAGCCCCAGGTTCCTCTGTAGTGTCCCCCTTGGGGTGTGGGATGGGATCCAGGACAGCCCCAGCTTCAGACTCTTGGGTGTTTCCACATTGAGGTGGGTGAAGTTGAGCCCTGCCTTCTCCAGCAGGTTGGATACCAGGTTGGTCCTCCGGGGCGAgtcctccaccaccacccagtGGAGGTTCTGTACGTGTAGGAAGGTGTTGGCCAGACGGGTCAGCTCAGCTTTTTGCACTGGCCGGGTGTAGGTAGGGGTGATAACGAAGATGGTTGGCAGGGTGTCTGACCATGGTGGAGGCCTGGAGTACACATAATTCTGGATGACTTTAGGCGTTGCCCCTATGCTTTGCTGCTGCCGAATGCATGACGGGAGGCCTTCTTCTCTCAGTGCAGATGTACCATTGAGGAGAGCTTTAGAGGTCACGTTCTCATCTGTTTCTTCTggggcagaaggaaggaaggaaggaagaagaagaaagatgttAGAGAACTAATCGCTGCTGGGCTGCCTCCTCTCCAGGGAGTGCTGGGGACACATCTGCTTGGAGCCAGTGCTCAGCACATCAGCATCCTCTCCCCAAAGCCAGCCTAAGGTGCATGTTTAACGCACTCTTAAAAACAGTTTGTGTGCCTGCTATAGGCAAACCCTGAGGGGGCCTGCAGGCAAGTTTGTCTTTGTTTAACCCATCCCTCAAGAGAGCATCTCCTATAGAGGGTTCGCACCAGCAATCATCACAACCACCAGCACACTGACAGCAGAACTCTTGCACTTACTTCTCAGCAGGCTGAGGTAGTGGGTGGTTGGGTACTGGTGCCACAAGGTTAGGAGAAGAGCCCATGGCAAGGCAATCAGGAGCGTGGTAAGAAGGTTACGTCTCCTCAGCATGCTGCAGAGAGCTTCCAATGCCCAGGCATCTCTCTAActttcagagcagaaaaaaaagtgtaaggGCCCTGAAATATCAGTCACCGCAAACATTAGGGCAGTAAGTCTAGAGGCCAAATTAATGGATTGTGTTTGACTTGCTTGGAGGGAAGGCACGATAAATGTTGGGCCCCGATCCAGCGAAGCGTTTGTCTAAGTATAAGTTTACAAGGAGCCCCATTAATGTGGCAGGCCTGAACCATTATCCAGCTGCCCTGGCCAATTCCTGTGCTATTGAACAGAAGTTTTTATCTATTTATGTTGCTATAAAGAACCTCCTGCTGCCCCGTGATGAACCCACTGTCCTTGACTTAGGGTTGATCATGTTGCTGATTCTGAAGCCAGAGAGGACTGTTACTTGCCCCCTCTCTGGAGTTGGTATTCAATCCCGAGCTTTGTGATGACCGCTTAATTTGCTTCCTTTGTcgaattttttaaaactgtgtgcAAGATTTGTGTTCCTGCATATGCAAGTGGACAAACCAGAAAATGTCAGGTATCTTCAAGACAGCAAGCATCTCATTCACTCCTGCAGTTTTAATTCATTCTCCTTATGCATATACATTGAGGCAATCAGGGATGTACACTATCACCTACTGAGTTTTCCACAAAATCCCTGCCTCGGTCATTCCACAGTGCTGGTGATGCCTGctaaaaatttaattattctaTGTCCCTTTCTACTCCTGGCTTGCAGTGTTTGGCCACAGCAGCATTAGTTTAAATCACAGACTTCAGAATACTTTAATGCCTTTCTTAGCATTTCTGTGATGTACATAGTCGTGAGATCTGAGGGATcgcaatatttattttcaaaactctttCTCTAAGATGAGAggaactaaaagaaaataaagagaaataaaggacAGAAGTATCAGGAACAGTCAGCTACAGGGGGTGGCTTATTTACAGATGGTCCAAGATACAGTGATCCTAATCCTGTGCTTGATTTTTCGCAATTGTTGAGCACCTTCAGCTCCCACTAGTTAATATGATTAGTAAGCGGTCTGTCTGCCTGGAGGTCAGATCCTTGGCTTCTCAAGGTAGCCGTGCCTTCAACAAAATATCCAACATTAATGAACCATTTGGAAAGTACAGACTGAAGTTTTAGGATGTCTACTGCAGACCACTTACTTGTTCAGGGACATAACTCAGCCCTGTGTAAAGCCATAGCGGGATGAGATCCCAGTCCTGGCTCACCTGTCTGAAAGACCCTTGTGTGCAGTAAATCGCAGACGCATGAGAACCCAGAGATGACTTCTGGAAATCCAACATCAGATGGGCTTGCCTAGTGCATGTGCTGCCTTCTGTAGGCTCTGGCCATACGGTCAGGAACATTTTCTTCTAGCTTCTGCTTTAGTCCCTCTCAGGGTATAAAATCTCCCAGTGCTGTTATTACACACCAGCAACAAAAGCAGTGCTCCAGAAAGAGGGAtccacttctgctgctgcacaacagcagcctgTGGAAACATAGAAGGATGCAGAGCAGAGCGACTTGTTACCACCTGAGGCCTTTCTGCTATCACTCCAAGCAGGCTGCCTGACGTTTGATAGTTGGGTTTTATTcccccctctctccttcccctctctttcCTGGTAACGTCTGTAATCTGTTTCTTCTGGGATTACCTTTCTGATGCCAAATACTTCTCCTGGTGGACTTCCTCACTACCACAGCGATGCTCACTAGGAGGCAAAGGGAGCATAAAACTTTCATTAGCCTCCTGCAGAGAGATTTCTGTCGGGAAACTACAGTCACATGCCCTGGGAACTGGAGAGCTGCTGAACAGCACAGCCCCACCGAGCCCTCTTGCTCTCCTAGGCTGAAGGCAGTTTGAGGGAAGACAGCGACAGCATCACACTGGTACAAAGGATGGAAAGGAGGTTCAAACCAGTTGGCTCTAAATTCCTGCTCTGCCAGGGGTTTCCTAGGTGTACAGAAGGCCAGTCATCTAAAACCAGGGTCCTCAAAGGGATGTGGGCACATTTTGTGCAAAGGAAACTCCTTGCTGGGATCGGGGCTCAGCAGCTCCTCATCTGTCTGAAGGGGAAGGGTTGCCTTGCTTCAGCCTCAGAGAACCGTGTGAGAGGAAACGTGATGACTGGTCCAACAGGGCTCTGCTTTGCAGTGACAGCAGCCACATGGTGCACCTGGAAGATGTCAGGGGATGCTATTCTAAATTGATCCTCTGGGACCTTCTTAGGGcctgtctttgtttttttccctgacatttTACCTTGGTATCCTAAAAACCCAAGGATTATGCAATTGCAGGGCTCATCAGTGCCCGACTCCCAGTAACCATCAAACCCATTTCAGCCAAATCTGACAGAAGACTAGCATGTCTCAGCAAGTCTTCTGGCAGGCAAGTAGATACTCACTAGCCCTATCAAGGAAATTGCTGTAACATGAGCTTGTTCCTTGTCAGACACCAACGGTACAACGTTGGAACAAACCCTCAAGGAAACCTGTCTTCACTGTTACCCAAACCAACTGTTTGTGGTGATAATCTCTAACGCTTCTTACTCCTCACTCAGGAAACACCTTGGTGCCCATTCCTCTACTATCAAGTGATGGAAAACTGATGAAGAAGTGGGCCAAGGAACCTGTGTGGCCAGGGGCACATAGGAGTGCTTTGgtgatgccagcagcagccttgtgCAGCAAACATGCTGGCTCGCATAACTCCATTGCTTTCTGACAGCTGGGTCCAGGGCAAGTACAAATGTCTCCTTCAAGCTTTAGTGCCAAAGGTGTACGTGTTTGGTAAGGTAGAGATCTAGGCTGGATGCGGGGGGGTGCGGTGTTACCCACACCAGGGGTTGCCTTCCTTCCAGGAAATCCCTTCCCTTACCAGTGTACCAGTACAGAGCAAAGCTTCCCATCACTCAGGGCCATGAGAACAGACAAAGCCACCAAAGAAATACAAGGAGGGTTCTGCACTGCCTCGTAATGGCAGCAGACACCTAGGTCCACCCTGGGCCCTGGCTTGGGGTCATTGTAGCTCTTTGCTTCCTCTAGTATGCTTACAATTACAAATGTCCCTGCACTAAAGTGAGGCAGccagggttttttccctttgataaAATGCCTTGATAATACAGGCACAGTTTCTATGCAGCAGGCCTGCCACTGCTGCAAACTCAGGTCGCTTCTGGagtgaggagaggaggaggtggtggtggcagctgtGTTACCAAGAGAGCACAGAGGAGAGTGGATCAGAGTTAGAAGAGCTTTAACAAATTCCCTTTCTagttctttctcctcctcctcacagccAGCCCTGTTCATGCTTCCCAGACACTGCAAACAAGTGGAGATGCTGTCTGTGTGTGCAAGTCCCCTGGTGCTCCTGGCTCATTTATTTCTACACACATCTTCTCTCTATTGCTTTTCCAAAGCATGCAATGCTGAACAAGTTAAACCCCACACAAAGCACCAGGTTGCTTGCGAACCTCACAGAGGAGCTGACTTTAACCCCATTTTCAGACAATCTGTcttggaatattttattttttcgTTAAAACATTACATTCTCTCTCCCACTGCCATCCCCTGCATCCATCATGCTTGTGCTCTTTGGTTCGTTTACATCTTTCACCTGCTTTTTCTCAGTCGCTGAGAGTGTCTCTTTCCCCCTGTTTCCAGGACTAGAGGAATCCCCTGGCCTACTAATAATTTTAGCCTTTGTCTTTTCGCCTTCCTTCCCCACACAAAGAccctttgcattttcttcatgtCCATCCCACATGGAATATTTCCCACTAAGTGGTCCATTAAAGCATCAGCCCATCCTTTTGTAAACACAGCATCAAAACCCAGTCACACATCAATGCCTCTGGGTAGCCTGCTGATGGCCCCAGTGGGGCTTGCAGAGGTTTACAGCACGTATTTCTACCTAcctttttataattaaaaccCAAGTCTCCTAAGTGGCTCAGATGAATTGCGTGCCTGGCTGGCAGGCATTGCTGTGTGTATTCTTGGCACAACCAGCTaccttccctctgcctttaAACCCATTCAGAGCAGGTCCTATTAAATGAGAGTCAAGATCCGAAGAAAATTTTGTGATGATCTAGGCCCACCTCCAGCGATCATCCCGTAATTCCTGGGTTTAAACTGTAGAGGGCAGGGACTGTCTCTTAATGTGCTTGTACGGTCCCGAACTGATCCCAACAGGAGCCTTTGGATGCGTTTGCAATACAAATATTATTGATTGCACTCTCTTGCTGgctcttttcctcccttgctGTTTCCCCTGTCCTGCCTAttcccctttctcttcccttccgttttcttttctttttttcccctagtgtCTCCTGCAGCCCTTGTTTGTGTTACACACACCCTTAACAACATTAGCTGGATGTTTGATGGATGCCTTCAATATGCTGCCTGTAGCCTTCTTGAGCTGTTTTCCAATTACACATCCCTCTTCTTAATTTCATCCATCAATCTTCCgttctccattaaaaaataaacaaaaacacatTCACAGAGTACAAAGCTGAGTATGATAGGGACAAAATGTTTCTCGTACTACTCTCGCTTCACGCTGCTTTGACAGTCTTCTCAATTCCCAGGACACAACACCAGCCAGTCTCTTTTTAAGCTCATGTGCTGATGCAGGGGGCATTAACCTGAAAGGATTCAGGAGAAGAGAATGAAAGAAGCACATGCAGGGGAGAaaagcccagccccagcctggatGCCCCAGATTGGTGCTGAAGAGAAGCAAGATCTGGCTGAGGTTCAGAGCATCGCATGTGACTGATCTCTTCAACTGCTGTTGACTAATTACCAACAGGGTACAATTTGTTACAGGCAGGGCAGCTCAGATGTTGGGAGAGGGATAAGGATTCCCAGGCTGGAGAACAACTCAGGCAGCTTCACTGTTCAGATACAACTTTAAGAGTTCACATATGTGACTTTTTCCCTGAGTTGCAGAGTAGTTTGGAAGGACACGTAGGGTGAATGGTAGAGAAAGGTGGAAGTCAGGAAGAGGCCCAGCTAACTGGGAATTGTAAAGCTGACATGGGAGTTCAGGTTCCTGCGATTCTCCCAGAACCCTGCCAAAAAGCCGCTCAATTTACATCCTCTTTGATAACTCAGAAATGGTGAGGATCATACGGCCTTTGGTAGTTCTGCTCTGAGGTTTCAGTTCTGCCCTCCACCTGCCTGATTCGCATGAGAACCATACCTTTCAAAAAGTTTGCTCTGCAAGAAAGGTGCTTTTGCAGCCTCTGGTTCAGGGCAGCCAGCCTGTCTGAGCTGGGCTTAGAAGACCCTGAACACTGGACcgaccccagccccagggctgtcTGTCTGTAGCCTGAGATGCAGATTCTAAAGATCATTATCTTCCCAGAGGGACAAATTTCACAGTTCAAACTGTCCCCCGGGAACACCCTGCCATCCAGTGTAGAGATTTTCTAGGCAATCACCCAAAGCAAACTAGTCTCAGCTAACGGAGCCAAAAGCTTCCAGAAACACCCCGTAATCTTGGTTTGTACCATGTCTGTGAAGCTACTGTTCTGTGTGTACCCTGGGAGGAGAGATGTgcggggaggggagaggggcaggaggggcagaactggagcagagctgctggcaggtgcAGATGACTCTCAATTTCACCCACTGAAACTGTCAGcagggttttgggtttgttttgccTGCGTTGTGCTGcctctccccacagccaccTTGAGGAAGTCCATGCAGATTTCATGAGTTCCCTAACTCCCGGTGTGGGAGATGCGATGTtgaaggcagagcagggagcttTCAATTATTGATGAGAGCGACCTCTCTTTAAACAAGGAATGCATAATTCATGGCGGTGCCGGTATTTGTGGTGATCAGCAACGGCtctgtctctgctttgctgAGATCCACAGGAAGCTGCTGTCCCTTCTCCCCCCATTCCCTCGGGCCCGTCAGAGCCTTCAGCCGAAACTTCAATACTGTTTAAAATTGAGACACGCCAAGATGCCGCAGCGCTTCCCCTCGCCGGGCAGCCTCCTGCCTGTTCGAGATGTGCACAATCAAGTGGGAGGACGGATTCAAGGAACCACAGAAGTGGGTGGAACGGGTTATTGCTCTGGGATAAGCAGGGGTAATTACTGTGCAAACACAGCCGCAACAGGATATTTCTCAGCAGCAGGACTCCTCTGACCCTCAGACAGGTCCGCAGGAACGACAGCGATGTAGGACAGAAAGGGCAGGCTAGACCTAAAGGACAGAGCCTGAGGGTTCAAGTCCAGCTGTACTTCTCGTGGGGGTAGGAAGCAGAAAGGGGAACGGAAGATTAGGTTTTCTGCTCAAGAAGCAGGAATTTCTCCCTTAAACTCTGCTGGAACCGGGGGGTGGAAAAgcggaggggaaaaaaagaaggaaaagtatttttttctaggaaaggaaatgttaatgatggaacagggaagggaaaggctCCTTGCTAAACCCGCCACTGGGATCTTATCCTCCCAGTAGCACAGACAATGAGGACCACTGTGGTCCTGGTGGAAGGTAGAAGGGTGCTCTTCTGCTGGGGGTTGTAATCACCCCTCTGCTGCCGACCTTGGGAATGGCTCGGGGTGAGCAATGCTGCCATCTGAACGGGGTGAGCACCTCCTTACCGCTTGTGGGGACAGAGGGCAAGGCAAAATTAACTGAGCCCCCTGGAAAGACAAACCCCAGAGAActtcaaataataaaacaatacGGGGAAGGATGGCCAGGTCCTTCCCCAGGGCAGGAAGAGCAGAACTAccagcagctgtggggtttCAAGGCTCAGCCCCATCTACGCTCTGTCACTCAGTGCACAGGCTCCTGCAGGGACAACTTCCCCGGGATGTGAGTCACTCCCAGCCGAACAGCCGCCCTTCCCAAGCCCCCGCGCTTCTTCCTcagatgcaaagaaaagcttcatcctctccctgccagctccaaTCTCTTCGCCATATGGGAGTGCGGTTacttcagcccagaaaccaggcTTGTCCTTGGGGAATGCGCCATGCACCCCCCCCATCCCGCCACCACCTGTGCAAGCCCAAGTCAAGCATCTTCCTCCAAGCTTGGTCCATAAACAGCTCAGCACGGCACCTTTCCCAAGAGCATCCTTATCCCAGACGTGTGGCTAGTGCCTGAGCAGCACGGAGTGGGGGAGGGTGATGCTTTTTACAGGGCTTTGttctgaagttgtttttttttaaaaaaaaaaaaaaaggcaaaaaaacacccaacagaaaacaaaaaagaaatgttgacGAAGCTAATTAAATCTGCTGGCTAGGTCCCGCGGGAGCCAATACTTTCGAGACAGCACGTGGCTCAGCCTGCTATCCCCAGGTAGATCAAGGGTATCCAGGTCCTATCTGGGCTATCAGCAGGGACAGAGATAACCCATTTCAGATACAGGCTAGACCTTGAACTTGGCTGCAAAGCCCAGCTATGCAGGGAGCCTTCCAGAGCCTGCAAAGGAGGTCTAAACCAGGCTATTTTTAATTAGCCCAGACCCAAATGTCCTTCATGATTGACCCATGCGACCTGCCATTGCCTTCCTGTCCCCCTGAGCTTTTGTGAGGGTGGGCTGTGACTCAGAGGGACGCAGCCCTCTGCCCTGTCCCAATTTCCCTGTGCTGCAAAGTCATAATCCAGCGATGCCAGAAATACCTGGGAAATGATTGGCAGCTCCGGCCCAAACAGAAGCAGGAGGTACCAGATGTCTCCTGAGAAAGCCAGCTCTCTCCTGACAGAGCTCTCTGCCTGCAGTTATCCTCTCCTGACAGGGAAGTTTGGGGCTTATTCAAACATCGgcttctctctcctgctgccgAGCTCTGGCAGAACAGAGATCCTTTTTAGACACTGATGACTATTACAGAATAATCATTCCAAATGTATCAGCATGAATCAGCCCAATAGCTgcattatcagaaaaaaaaaaaaggggggaaaaaaaaaaagggggcttgcttttttctgagaaagcaaaataattctaAGGAAGCAAAAACAATACCGGATTGTTCCAAAGTATCTGTACATTTTATCCAGAGCTTTCCCTAGTGAGTTAACAGCTGATGCCTGTTCAGCAGGAGTGGGAGCTGTCATTTTACAGGTTtcttacaaaagcagaaaggaaaaacccaTAGTATTTGCTTCCAGAACATTTTCAAAGACGGAGAGGAATtactttttcagagaaaaaaggtATTAGTTGATGGATAATTACATTTCACAGGTGCTtgtttgaggggaaaaaaataaaatatcacgTTGATCACAAGCTCTTTGTAAAGATATGGGGCCCAAAGGCCAGTGCTATTCCTCTGGTAGCAGCCAGGATGCAGAGATGGGCTTTGATCTTAGCTATGTGTCAATATGACATCAAATGCAGACCTCCAGAGGAAAACACTATCACTAATGCACACTCTTGATTGATTTAGACAGcttgttttcctcctgctttcaaAGGCAATGTTAAAATGCTCTTCCCTGCTGGACTTCCTGGTTACTCCTAGGGAGGGCAAAAGAAACCGAAGGAGaagctgctgtggctgaaaTCACACTGCAAATGA of the Falco cherrug isolate bFalChe1 chromosome 5, bFalChe1.pri, whole genome shotgun sequence genome contains:
- the LOC102051462 gene encoding galactosylgalactosylxylosylprotein 3-beta-glucuronosyltransferase 1-like isoform X1, with the protein product MLRRRNLLTTLLIALPWALLLTLWHQYPTTHYLSLLRKETDENVTSKALLNGTSALREEGLPSCIRQQQSIGATPKVIQNYVYSRPPPWSDTLPTIFVITPTYTRPVQKAELTRLANTFLHVQNLHWVVVEDSPRRTNLVSNLLEKAGLNFTHLNVETPKSLKLGLSWIPSHTPRGTLQRNLGLHWLRDSFSNTAPPEGVVYFADDDNTYSLELFEEMRYTRRVSVWPVAFVGGLRYESPKVSPAGKVVGWKTVFDPNRPFAIDMAGFAISIKLILEKPQASFKLEGVKGGYQETSLLKDLVTMDGLEPKAANCTKVLVWHTRTERPTLVNEGKRGFTDPRVEV
- the LOC102051462 gene encoding galactosylgalactosylxylosylprotein 3-beta-glucuronosyltransferase 1-like isoform X2, yielding MLRRRNLLTTLLIALPWALLLTLWHQYPTTHYLSLLRKTDENVTSKALLNGTSALREEGLPSCIRQQQSIGATPKVIQNYVYSRPPPWSDTLPTIFVITPTYTRPVQKAELTRLANTFLHVQNLHWVVVEDSPRRTNLVSNLLEKAGLNFTHLNVETPKSLKLGLSWIPSHTPRGTLQRNLGLHWLRDSFSNTAPPEGVVYFADDDNTYSLELFEEMRYTRRVSVWPVAFVGGLRYESPKVSPAGKVVGWKTVFDPNRPFAIDMAGFAISIKLILEKPQASFKLEGVKGGYQETSLLKDLVTMDGLEPKAANCTKVLVWHTRTERPTLVNEGKRGFTDPRVEV